A segment of the uncultured Desulfobulbus sp. genome:
GCTCTCCAGCAGGGGTGGTAGTGTCAACGACACCCTCTGTTAGCGACTTGAAACCAACCCCTCTCTCTTTCAATAAAGTCACTACATGGACCAAATGCGGTAGGGAGCGTCCTAAACGATCCAATTTCCACACTATAAGTGTGTCACCTTCTGTGAGATCATTGAGGCACTGTTCCAAACCTGATCTCTCCGATAAAGCTCCACTCGCAATGTCTCTATATATCCGTGCACACCCTGCTCGCCTGAGCGCTTCTTCCTGCGAATCAGAATTCTGATCCTTTGTGCTCACACGTGCGAATTCCAGGCGATCCCGGCCAGCCATTCCATTTGATCTCGGCCAGTGATTCCATTTCATTCCGGCCATCGATTCCATTCGATCCCGGTCACTGATTCCAGACCATTCCGGTCACCATTTTCGGAGCGAAACGACGCATAGAACCAGATGGTATAGAACCCTTTCTTAAAAGAAATAATTAAGGAGGGGTTCCATGCCAGGCAAGAGGGTATCTATGCGCAAAATACGAGAGGTTTTACGCCTCAAACATGACTTACGTCGGAGTAACCGGGAAATCGGTTTGAGTTGCGGTATAGGGAGCAGTACCGTTGGCGACTACCTGCAACGTGCCAGGAATGCCGGGCTGCGTTGGCCGCTACCGGAGGAACTTGGTGATGCAGAGCTTGAACAACGGCTATTTCCACCGCCCACACCAGCCAACAGCTCCCGGCTGTTCCCTGATTTTCAGGAAGTCCATAGGGAGCTGCAATCACGAAAGCATATCACCTTGAACCTGTTATGGCAGGAGTACAAGGAGCAGCACCCAGACGGCTACCAATACAGCTGGTTTTGTCAGCGGTATCGAGAGTGGGCCGCCAGGCTGAATGTGGTGATGCGCCATGAGCACCGGGCCGGCGAAAAACTTTTTGTCGATTATGCCGGCCAAACCGTAGATATCATCGATCCAAGCACGGGCGAGATCCGTAATGCCCAGATCTTTGTCGCTGTGCTGGGGGCGAGCAATTACACTTACGCGGAAGCCACACTCAGCCAGCAGCTTGAAGATTGGATAGGATCGCATGTGCGGGCCTTCAATTTTCTCGGCGGAGTTCCGGAGGCTGTTGTTCCCGATAATCTCAAAAGCGGTGTCAGTAAAACCTGTCGCTATGAGCCCGACATCAACCCAACCTATCACGACCTGGCACGACATTATCAGACCGTGGTCCTGCCTGCCCGGCCCAGAAAACCGCGTGACAAGGCCAAGGCGGAAGCCGGTGTGCTCCTGGTGGAGCGGTGGATTTTGGCAAGGTTGCGCAAATACACCTTCTTCAATCTCGCGGATTTAAACCGGGAAATACAACGGCTGCTGCAGATCCTGAACACCAAACAGTTCAAGAGGCTCCCCGGCACCCGCCACAGCCGATTTTGTGAGATTGACCAGCCCGCCCTCAAACCACTCCCTATGTCACCCTACGAGCTGGCCTATTGGAAGAAGGCGACTGTCCACCTTGATTATCACGTGGAGGTGGAGGGCCACTATTACTCCGTCCCTTACGCTCTGGTGAAAAAGAAACTGGATGTTCGCTATACCGCATGTACGGTCGAGTGTTTTTACCGGAATCGACGCATAGCCAGCCATCTCCGCAGTACTCTTCGCGGTCGCCACACCACCGTCAAAGCACACATGCCCCTCAATCACCAGAAATACTCGGAATGGAATCCTGAACGGTTCAAACGCTGGGCAGCCAAGATCGGGCCGCAGGCTCTCCTGCTCACCGAAACGCTGTTGGTTCAGCGCCAACACCCACAGCAGGCCTACCGAAGCCTGCTGGGCATTCTCAGGCTGGGTAAAGCCTATAGCGATAAACGGCTGGAAGCAGCATGTGCACGAGCTTTGAGAATCAACGCGCTCTCCTACCGGTCCATCGAGTCCATTCTCAAAAACGGCCTGGATCAGAAAACGCTGGTTAACAACGAGAAGAGCAGCAGACCAGTAGAACATGGCAACATCCGTGGAGCCGATTACTACAACTCAACAGTCCATTAATGGAGAATTACATGCTGTTGCATCCAACACTTGAAAAACTCTATACCTTACGCTTCACCGGTATGGCTGCGGCTCTTGACGAGCAAATGCAGATGAACTCTCTTGCCGACATGAGCTTTGAAGAACGACTTGGCCTGCTGCTTGACCGGGAAATAACAGCCAGAGAAACACGGAGACTGCAAACCAGATTGAGAGCGGCCAAACTACGCCAAGATGGTTGCATCGAGGATATTGACTTCCGCCATCCACGTGGGTTGGATAAGTCATTGGCCCTCAGGCTGGCCAGTTGTGACTGGATCAGAGAGCGAAACAACCTGATCATTACCGGCCCAACAGGAGTCGGTAAAACCTACCTTGCCTGTGCCTTTGCTCAGAAGGCCTGCCGAGAAGGGTTGAACACGCTGTACCTGAGAACGACAAAGCTCTTCGAGGACCTCGCCCTGGCCAAAGGTGACGGCCGATATCTGAAGCTCCTGAAAGCCTTTGCCAAAGCCGATCTGCTGGTACTTGATGACTATGGCTTAGTCCAGCTGGGGCGGGAGCAGCGACATGACCTGCTGGAGATACTGGAGGATCGTCATGGCTTGAAGTCGACCCTTGTCACCAGCCAGCTCCCTGTAGACCACTGGCATAAACAGATCGGCGATCCGACCGTGGCAGACGCCATCCTGGACCGGTTGGTCCACACTGCGCACAAAATACAATTGAAAGGAGAATCTATGAGGAAAAAGAAGGCAAACTTGACCTGAATGGCGACAACGAGGTAATGGATTAATAACCGCGTCGCTTCGCTCCGACCACCCGACCGAGATCACTGGAACAGGTGACCGGGATCGAATGGATTCAGTGACCGCCTTCGACTGGATTGACTGGCCGGATTCCCTGGAATACGCACACACGGGCGTATCCGAAAATAGTTCCCATAAAATCTCCCCTCGTCTCATTAAACGTATTTTATGGGACAAATCTAGGATTAAATAAACGAGACGGGTTTTTGATACACTTTTGGGGTGAATTTGATGTGTCCCAAAAAACGTTGGTTTTTCAATACACAGCAATGTTGAATAGATTGAGTAAGACAGCTGAATCCTTGAAAATTAAACAACAATAAAGAGGAAGATTAAATTCAGGGGAGAAAATGAACCTATTTTTCCCAGTGCTAAGAAGGCTACCAGGAGTATTCTCGCTGAGGATAGCATAATTCTTTTCCACTCCGTTATATTATTGACCTAACCGATAACTTAACCTGCAACTCCCTCTATCCTCTCCCTCAATTTCGACTTCGATCGAATCAAAAAAACTATTTATCTTGTTGATGATAGGCGATTAACGTACGGAAACATCATGAATGTCTGCTCAAAATAGTGTTTACAATAACGCCGCGTGCTGATACATATCGTTACGAATATGACGAATAAAATAATACTAATCGAAAAAACAGTGTAATATTTATGATGTTAAATCGACATAAAAAACTTTTTCTATCTACCATTATTCTCATACCTATTATTTTAATTAACAGCTATCCTGCAAAATCAAACGAGTTAAAAAATACAGGAAGTGCACATCCCTCTGTTGTCTCATTTTTCAAATTTAGGAATAACGATAATTATAATCGAAAAATGAGAGCTATTCTTTCTCAACATATCGCTGAAACGAAAATACTTTTAGATACACTTGAAAAGGAAAGTTTATCAGATAACATAACAACCAAAACTAAAAAAAATATTGCAACATCTCAACTTGAAGGAAAATCACTCGAGCTAAGGACAGTAAAAGCTGAAATGAGCAAGTTTCAAGATAGTAACACGAGACTAGCTCTTGAAAGAAGATTTGATGAAATTACCAATAGCATTCAAATAATAAATTCGGCAACCACTCAAAAAGAGAAACAAACAGAGATCCAAAAATTAAGAGACAGGCTCACACGTTATGAAACATCACGATCATTTTATGACACACCACGCCGCAATCCCCTTGCCCCAAATGGATTGAGTGAAAAAGCTCTAGTTCCTCAGCTTCAAGGCTATCCACTTAAAAGTAAATCGAAAAATGATCGTAATGGTTCCACTCAAGCCCCTCTTTCCAGCAACCATCGGGATGATGGCAAATTTTCTATAACAGGAACACTGAGTAAAGGACTGGAGTTATTCTTTGACTTCCTTATTCCCAGCGCTGCGGCAGCAGAATACGCACGACCTCCTGTCGATCCTTTGATTGTAAGTTGTTACGCAAACCAGGCGGACTATGATGCAAATATTTCCCTTGACCTCAAACTGACAGATCCAGAACTGGAAGTCGATCAGTCAATTGATCCGGTTGCATACGAAAAAATCACATCTCTGGCAGCCCAGCTCGATTATTCCCCGCTTAAAATTCTGGAGTATGTCACGAATGAGATTGCTTATGAACACTACTTCGGTTCTGTAAAAGGAGCTCTGGGGACACTTACAAGCGGTGGCGGAAACGACGTCGACCACGCCAGTCTTTTAATCGCTTTACTGCGTGCATCAAGTATTCCCGCGAGGTATGTCAGAGGGCAGATTGTCCTTCAGGATAAAGATGCTCATCTTAACTGGTGGAATGTAAAAGACTTTGCTGCAATGACGCAAGCAGTACTGCAAACTAGCGAAGAGCCTGTTTATACCCACTCAAATATTGATGGTGGAAGCGCTATTATAGCTACCCATGCCTGGGTTGAGACCTGTGTTCCCTATGGGAACTACCGTGGAACCGGAGATACATCGGAAAGTCACAAATGGATTCCCGCCGACGCAAGCTTTAAAAGATTTGAAAGAAAAGACGGGGAAGCAGCAAATGAAGAGTTAGAATTTGACTATGCTGATTTCCTGTCCAAAAGAACCAAAACTCTTCCGCACGAAGAGTATGAAAAACAACTCCTGGAAAATATCCGAAGTCAAGATCCGAACCTGACAATTGATGACGTAGGTACTACGTGGAAACAGCTTCCTGTTTCATATCCTTTTTTACCCGACACGCTACCCTATTATGTCTGGGCCTACAAAAATTGGAGTTCAGATATCACAACAGCTAGATCGGCTGTTTTACCAGAGTCGTGGAGAGCTATTGTCAAAATAAAGCTTGAACCAAATAATGAATTTTCTATTCTAATGACTGATTTTGCTCAGCACAGGATCAGTTTATCTTTCGAAGGTGCAAACTCAGCAGATATTACCTCCTACAATAATTTTATAGATGGTGAAATAGAACTTAATTGTGCAAACAGTAGCAGTAATCTTACGGTAACACCGTTTTTTAGAAAAGATGGTGCCGAGATTTTCGATATAAACGGTGATAGGCTCAATCTCGCAAGTATGACGACCTGTGATGGTAGCAACTTCAGAAAAAGCAAAATGAAAGTTGGTGTTTGGGTTAACAATTATGTAGTCAGCGCCACGCTACCAGACAAAGATTACCTTGAATTCGACACGATATCACCAATAGAACATTATGCATTAAGCGCTTACCCATTTAATGGCTCAAATCGGTACCTTGAGGAAAGGTATAACAGGTTGCTTGAAACCTTGAGCACAGTCACCAAACCCTCAGACAACCGTGATGAAACGATCGGTGAATTTCTCCATATTGTACTCACGAAGTACATGAAATATATCACTGAGGCTCATCGTAAAATCGGCCGATTAATGGGAACAACAGGTCGATCAGGTCATCATATAGGTGTTGCTTCAACCAGAGCCAATATTGAATATGTATTGGATTTACCGTTTGCAATCCAATCAAATAATTTTGTCATTGATGTTCCAGGCGGGACAAGTAAAGCAGTAAATATTGCCGGGGAAGATATAAACGCTGACGCAACCCGGCTCGCTGGGTACACCTACTCGCATTATGAAAGTTACATATGGCAGGAGATGGCAGCAAAAGATGCAGTGAGCACGGTTTCCGGTTTGCAGATTGCATCCGCAGAAGAAAATGAAGTGCGATCTTTCACTTCAGCAGATGGGCTGGACTCTTTTCTCCATATTTGCACGAATCCTTCCTACCCAACGGAATCAAATCCCTGTTATCCGCAGGTTTGGGTAGATAACGTAAAAGCCAATTCTTTTCTGTCGGATTACGCCAACAAGCTGACCATATCTAAAGAGCCTATAAACTATCGAGGATGGATGGGGCCTGTTTATGCCATAGAACACATCAATGACAGTCGTTATTTCTTTGGTTTTCCTATTTCCAGTTTTTCCGGTGGATACACCTTAGACACACCGGACCCAATCATTTATTCCGGGATTTCCTCTCCAGAGTCAACCTTCTCCAGTGGCTATATACTGCCCCCAATTGTAGTCGATTCTTCTACAAGTGGTGGAGGGGCAACCGATAAAAATAGCATATTAAGTGTAAACGCAGCGGTTAATTTCGGCTCCAGCCAGTTCAACACCATTTCTGGAGATCCGGTCAACATGGTCACAGGTAATATGTACCATGAAGAGACGGATATACACTTACCCGCTCGAGGACTCCCTCTCCTCTTTAAAAGAACCTACAATAGCCGCTCCCCAAAGCAAGGACCGCTTGGTTGGGGCTGGACTCATAGCTTCAATCAGACGCTGGAGTTTTTCGATACGGATGCAAACAATAAACCGGACACTATAGTCTGGACGAACGGGAGCGGTTCTGAAAAATATATCGGTCTTGACGAATCGACTCGTATCACCGGTGGTGTTCGTAATATAACCGCAAGTAAGGTTACCATTCCCGATGGTTTCTATTTTAGCTTACAAAGGCCCTATAGCTCAGGTGTGGCTGGGGAAATTGAGGTTCGTGAAAAAAGTGGAATAACGTATAGCTTTCAGGGGGTAAACGGAGCAACTGGCGACATCGCTCGCCTCACCAAAATTACTGATCGGAACGGCAACACCATACATCTCAACTATTCCGGCAATAAACTCATAACGATAACAGATCCCGATAACCGTACTCTCTCCTTCGATTATTACCCAAACACGGATCTCATCCACACAATCACCCTCGATTGGGACAACACCGTATACGAGTATTTTTATCATGACGACCAGCTGACCGGTTATCGCAACCCATTAGACCGTAACCACAATACCAACAGCACCAGTTACAACTATTACAGCGAATCCGACGGTGAAAACCTGGCCCATAGGTTGGCAACGTTTTCCTATGCCAACGGCTACTCCATGACCTTTGAGTATTATGTCAACGGCAAGGTTTTTCGGCATACCAACGGTGAAGGGGAAACAGTTACTTTCAGCTACAACGATTTTCGCCGAGAAGCGACTTCCACCGATGAACTGGGGAGAGTGCAGCATTATATCTTTAACGAGAACGGTCTACCGGTTGAAATTACTGACTCCTTAGGTGGCACGGAGACGTATCTCTATGAAGACCCAAACGACCCAATGCTGAGAACCGGGGTCATAGATGCGATGGGTTATGAAACAGAATACGGATATGATACGAATGGTAATCTCATTTCTCAACAGTATCCCTCTGGCGATGCCGTCACCTACTCCTATTTTACCGCCTTCGGCCAACCTCAACTGATTAAAAACGTTCAGGGCGACTACAGTATCAAAAAATACGATGATTCAGGGAATCTCACCGATACCATTGTGCTCAAATCCGGATTCGGCTCCACGGTCAACCCCGCCACGTTTAACCCGGCAGCCAATGCCAGCCAGATAGTCAGCTGGACCAGGATGGAATATGACCAAGACGGATTTGGTAATCTCACTTCTCTTCACCAAGTAAAGGACTTTACAAATCCAAATTCTGGCCCGTGGACTGAGCTTGACTATACAGACCCCAATAACGGAACCATTGGTATTGTACCAACCAGTGCGGGGTATTTTGGCGACACCAATGGGGATGGTGTTATCTCGGGCGACGAAGGGCTTGGGACATATCAGTCAGTGTACGATTCACAGGGGCGTCTGGTTTCAGGTTACAACGGTTCTTTATATCCTGTGGCCTATACATATGATGATGCC
Coding sequences within it:
- a CDS encoding recombinase family protein, with the translated sequence MAGMKWNHWPRSNGMAGRDRLEFARVSTKDQNSDSQEEALRRAGCARIYRDIASGALSERSGLEQCLNDLTEGDTLIVWKLDRLGRSLPHLVHVVTLLKERGVGFKSLTEGVVDTTTPAGELVFSIFAVLAQFERGLIRERTQAGLAAAREKGRIGGRPSLSPNNRKVKLALEMTAKNMKIKDICLALGISRSTYYRYLKLNDE
- the istA gene encoding IS21 family transposase, coding for MPGKRVSMRKIREVLRLKHDLRRSNREIGLSCGIGSSTVGDYLQRARNAGLRWPLPEELGDAELEQRLFPPPTPANSSRLFPDFQEVHRELQSRKHITLNLLWQEYKEQHPDGYQYSWFCQRYREWAARLNVVMRHEHRAGEKLFVDYAGQTVDIIDPSTGEIRNAQIFVAVLGASNYTYAEATLSQQLEDWIGSHVRAFNFLGGVPEAVVPDNLKSGVSKTCRYEPDINPTYHDLARHYQTVVLPARPRKPRDKAKAEAGVLLVERWILARLRKYTFFNLADLNREIQRLLQILNTKQFKRLPGTRHSRFCEIDQPALKPLPMSPYELAYWKKATVHLDYHVEVEGHYYSVPYALVKKKLDVRYTACTVECFYRNRRIASHLRSTLRGRHTTVKAHMPLNHQKYSEWNPERFKRWAAKIGPQALLLTETLLVQRQHPQQAYRSLLGILRLGKAYSDKRLEAACARALRINALSYRSIESILKNGLDQKTLVNNEKSSRPVEHGNIRGADYYNSTVH
- the istB gene encoding IS21-like element helper ATPase IstB; translated protein: MLLHPTLEKLYTLRFTGMAAALDEQMQMNSLADMSFEERLGLLLDREITARETRRLQTRLRAAKLRQDGCIEDIDFRHPRGLDKSLALRLASCDWIRERNNLIITGPTGVGKTYLACAFAQKACREGLNTLYLRTTKLFEDLALAKGDGRYLKLLKAFAKADLLVLDDYGLVQLGREQRHDLLEILEDRHGLKSTLVTSQLPVDHWHKQIGDPTVADAILDRLVHTAHKIQLKGESMRKKKANLT
- a CDS encoding DUF6531 domain-containing protein, which encodes MMLNRHKKLFLSTIILIPIILINSYPAKSNELKNTGSAHPSVVSFFKFRNNDNYNRKMRAILSQHIAETKILLDTLEKESLSDNITTKTKKNIATSQLEGKSLELRTVKAEMSKFQDSNTRLALERRFDEITNSIQIINSATTQKEKQTEIQKLRDRLTRYETSRSFYDTPRRNPLAPNGLSEKALVPQLQGYPLKSKSKNDRNGSTQAPLSSNHRDDGKFSITGTLSKGLELFFDFLIPSAAAAEYARPPVDPLIVSCYANQADYDANISLDLKLTDPELEVDQSIDPVAYEKITSLAAQLDYSPLKILEYVTNEIAYEHYFGSVKGALGTLTSGGGNDVDHASLLIALLRASSIPARYVRGQIVLQDKDAHLNWWNVKDFAAMTQAVLQTSEEPVYTHSNIDGGSAIIATHAWVETCVPYGNYRGTGDTSESHKWIPADASFKRFERKDGEAANEELEFDYADFLSKRTKTLPHEEYEKQLLENIRSQDPNLTIDDVGTTWKQLPVSYPFLPDTLPYYVWAYKNWSSDITTARSAVLPESWRAIVKIKLEPNNEFSILMTDFAQHRISLSFEGANSADITSYNNFIDGEIELNCANSSSNLTVTPFFRKDGAEIFDINGDRLNLASMTTCDGSNFRKSKMKVGVWVNNYVVSATLPDKDYLEFDTISPIEHYALSAYPFNGSNRYLEERYNRLLETLSTVTKPSDNRDETIGEFLHIVLTKYMKYITEAHRKIGRLMGTTGRSGHHIGVASTRANIEYVLDLPFAIQSNNFVIDVPGGTSKAVNIAGEDINADATRLAGYTYSHYESYIWQEMAAKDAVSTVSGLQIASAEENEVRSFTSADGLDSFLHICTNPSYPTESNPCYPQVWVDNVKANSFLSDYANKLTISKEPINYRGWMGPVYAIEHINDSRYFFGFPISSFSGGYTLDTPDPIIYSGISSPESTFSSGYILPPIVVDSSTSGGGATDKNSILSVNAAVNFGSSQFNTISGDPVNMVTGNMYHEETDIHLPARGLPLLFKRTYNSRSPKQGPLGWGWTHSFNQTLEFFDTDANNKPDTIVWTNGSGSEKYIGLDESTRITGGVRNITASKVTIPDGFYFSLQRPYSSGVAGEIEVREKSGITYSFQGVNGATGDIARLTKITDRNGNTIHLNYSGNKLITITDPDNRTLSFDYYPNTDLIHTITLDWDNTVYEYFYHDDQLTGYRNPLDRNHNTNSTSYNYYSESDGENLAHRLATFSYANGYSMTFEYYVNGKVFRHTNGEGETVTFSYNDFRREATSTDELGRVQHYIFNENGLPVEITDSLGGTETYLYEDPNDPMLRTGVIDAMGYETEYGYDTNGNLISQQYPSGDAVTYSYFTAFGQPQLIKNVQGDYSIKKYDDSGNLTDTIVLKSGFGSTVNPATFNPAANASQIVSWTRMEYDQDGFGNLTSLHQVKDFTNPNSGPWTELDYTDPNNGTIGIVPTSAGYFGDTNGDGVISGDEGLGTYQSVYDSQGRLVSGYNGSLYPVAYTYDDAGLLQEGTDALGGTRTFSYDKSGLSTGQGLMVMSNGVVILADNSTAAYDKANRRIVSSDSAGAPTYYAYDDAGNLKSIESPDGYILHFEYDDLNRVVKAYDEEGNTVEKELDLIGRVKKLIDPNGNQTTYSYYGPDNNGRLKRITDAEDNWTEFTYDNAGNVTSTVNAAGRQTLSDYDELGRVVRVVSPVYSDSVLGNVRPVTTYTYNTLGHQTHVYGGYTNSAGDTSADDLQLQARYEYDDFGRLLKKYDAANNLWQIKQYDVHGNALSRGDPNGNTTTLTYSYGGTVKSKTVKDASGVIQESIQYSRNGIGQPTRIQSTNVTFDYVYDTAHRLTKVTDDRAEKYIAYDYSLGGLLNQSTDSDGNRTSYLYDPVGRLTGIRTSDQGLISYIYDSGGRLRQKAFPNDLVSTYQYFKDNRVQSIVTTKGSTELIRNDYTYNAAGDTVTAALSLQGATQNREYVYDGLGRLTQEIDTATHTTLDQIEYDPFGNRRIRTVGGTTYYHSSNNQHQLLRIRTGSATGPVVSSFSYDDNGNMTGKTENGNDTVMRYDALDRLVSVSGDGLETETYVYDHSFRRIAKSVGSTTTNYHYNGPDIQAEYTPDWGTPTVLYGYGAAMDDPLVRINTATGSASYYHGDGLGSIVAVSDMAGILTGTTRYGAWGNITASTGNTPQYGYTGREPDATGLVYYRSRYYDPQIGRFTQPDPKGFIDGLNRYVYVMNSPVNYVDPWGMNARNSTNTQNSAGIWESTTSAVLSVWNNRHDILAGAGLFPGAGNFADAVDTVLYAFEGDWTNFGIAAASMIPIAGQGVRAAQTAARHADEAVDVASSIASMRTGGRYIDVRAVNKGGQVHHMPADSVSPFSTNKGPGILMSTSDHQKTASWGRSKSAQNYRKQQKSFIDQGEIDDAIQMDIDDIKSKFDNKYDESILQMIDSLD